The following coding sequences lie in one Arabidopsis thaliana chromosome 3, partial sequence genomic window:
- a CDS encoding RING/U-box superfamily protein (RING/U-box superfamily protein; CONTAINS InterPro DOMAIN/s: Zinc finger, RING-type (InterPro:IPR001841); BEST Arabidopsis thaliana protein match is: RING/U-box superfamily protein (TAIR:AT4G13100.1); Has 35333 Blast hits to 34131 proteins in 2444 species: Archae - 798; Bacteria - 22429; Metazoa - 974; Fungi - 991; Plants - 531; Viruses - 0; Other Eukaryotes - 9610 (source: NCBI BLink).) has protein sequence MIQMDGGDRLRVTLLDRMSTVESSRSCLTLEAILMADKNRTSPQILSPPPSRSQSNRSLVEVMQREHRHSRDKTAWKSLREKLRLKRNGSVWISSNSIPSLDTPIPNRDNVSHQLGFLLSNSGNVTEEASSVEGRIRLGAVLAEERALSAREEETPAEREVEPARMSLMELLEENEGQMSFVSVDGEAEEEVAAVTAAEISCCVCMVRSKGAAFIPCGHTFCRLCSRELWVQRGNCPLCNTTILEVLDLF, from the coding sequence ATGATTCAAATGGATGGTGGAGATAGGCTGAGAGTGACTTTATTAGATCGTATGTCAACGGTTGAGAGTAGCCGGAGCTGTTTAACTCTTGAAGCTATTCTAATGGCTGATAAAAACAGAACCTCGCCGCAGATTCTCTCACCACCGCCGTCGAGGAGCCAATCTAACCGGTCACTTGTTGAAGTCATGCAAAGAGAGCACCGACACAGTAGAGATAAAACCGCTTGGAAAAGTCTCCGTGAAAAGCTCCGTCTTAAACGTAACGGTTCTGTTTGGATCTCGTCTAATTCTATCCCGAGTTTGGATACGCCTATTCCTAACCGGGATAACGTTAGCCACCAACTTGGTTTCCTCCTTTCTAACTCTGGAAATGTAACAGAGGAAGCTTCGTCGGTGGAGGGAAGGATTCGGTTAGGAGCTGTGTTGGCAGAGGAGAGAGCATTATCGGCTAGAGAAGAGGAAACGCCGGCGGAGAGGGAAGTGGAGCCGGCGAGGATGTCATTGATGGAGTTGTTGGAAGAGAATGAAGGGCAAATGAGTTTTGTAAGTGTCGACGGagaggcggaggaggaggtggcGGCAGTGACGGCGGCGGAGATAAGTTGTTGTGTGTGTATGGTTAGAAGCAAAGGAGCTGCGTTTATTCCGTGTGGTCATACGTTTTGTAGGTTGTGTTCTAGAGAGCTTTGGGTTCAAAGAGGAAACTGTCCTCTCTGTAATACCACAATTTTAGAAgttcttgatcttttttaG
- a CDS encoding RING/U-box superfamily protein, translating to MIQMDGGDRLRVTLLDRMSTVESSRSCLTLEAILMADKNRTSPQILSPPPSRSQSNRSLVEVMQREHRHSRDKTAWKSLREKLRLKQEASSVEGRIRLGAVLAEERALSAREEETPAEREVEPARMSLMELLEENEGQMSFVSVDGEAEEEVAAVTAAEISCCVCMVRSKGAAFIPCGHTFCRLCSRELWVQRGNCPLCNTTILEVLDLF from the exons ATGATTCAAATGGATGGTGGAGATAGGCTGAGAGTGACTTTATTAGATCGTATGTCAACGGTTGAGAGTAGCCGGAGCTGTTTAACTCTTGAAGCTATTCTAATGGCTGATAAAAACAGAACCTCGCCGCAGATTCTCTCACCACCGCCGTCGAGGAGCCAATCTAACCGGTCACTTGTTGAAGTCATGCAAAGAGAGCACCGACACAGTAGAGATAAAACCGCTTGGAAAAGTCTCCGTGAAAAGCTCCGTCTTAAAC AGGAAGCTTCGTCGGTGGAGGGAAGGATTCGGTTAGGAGCTGTGTTGGCAGAGGAGAGAGCATTATCGGCTAGAGAAGAGGAAACGCCGGCGGAGAGGGAAGTGGAGCCGGCGAGGATGTCATTGATGGAGTTGTTGGAAGAGAATGAAGGGCAAATGAGTTTTGTAAGTGTCGACGGagaggcggaggaggaggtggcGGCAGTGACGGCGGCGGAGATAAGTTGTTGTGTGTGTATGGTTAGAAGCAAAGGAGCTGCGTTTATTCCGTGTGGTCATACGTTTTGTAGGTTGTGTTCTAGAGAGCTTTGGGTTCAAAGAGGAAACTGTCCTCTCTGTAATACCACAATTTTAGAAgttcttgatcttttttaG
- a CDS encoding Tetratricopeptide repeat (TPR)-like superfamily protein (Tetratricopeptide repeat (TPR)-like superfamily protein; CONTAINS InterPro DOMAIN/s: Pentatricopeptide repeat (InterPro:IPR002885); BEST Arabidopsis thaliana protein match is: mitochondrial editing factor 22 (TAIR:AT3G12770.1); Has 38577 Blast hits to 13574 proteins in 230 species: Archae - 0; Bacteria - 4; Metazoa - 32; Fungi - 92; Plants - 37972; Viruses - 0; Other Eukaryotes - 477 (source: NCBI BLink).), with the protein MVQTKHFCMLHRTLLCPKRIKFLQSISKLKRHITQIHAFVISTGNLLNGSSISRDLIASCGRIGEISYARKVFDELPQRGVSVYNSMIVVYSRGKNPDEVLRLYDQMIAEKIQPDSSTFTMTIKACLSGLVLEKGEAVWCKAVDFGYKNDVFVCSSVLNLYMKCGKMDEAEVLFGKMAKRDVICWTTMVTGFAQAGKSLKAVEFYREMQNEGFGRDRVVMLGLLQASGDLGDTKMGRSVHGYLYRTGLPMNVVVETSLVDMYAKVGFIEVASRVFSRMMFKTAVSWGSLISGFAQNGLANKAFEAVVEMQSLGFQPDLVTLVGVLVACSQVGSLKTGRLVHCYILKRHVLDRVTATALMDMYSKCGALSSSREIFEHVGRKDLVCWNTMISCYGIHGNGQEVVSLFLKMTESNIEPDHATFASLLSALSHSGLVEQGQHWFSVMINKYKIQPSEKHYVCLIDLLARAGRVEEALDMINSEKLDNALPIWVALLSGCINHRNLSVGDIAANKILQLNPDSIGIQTLVSNFFATANKWKEVAKVRKLMRNGAMEKVPGYSAIEVNGELRTFLMEDLSHHEHYHMLQVLRNLKTEIRDVCSGVE; encoded by the coding sequence ATGGTACAGACAAAACATTTCTGCATGTTACATCGGACTCTCCTGTGTCCGAAACGCATCAAATTTCTGCAATCCATTTCTAAACTCAAGCGGCACATCACTCAGATCCACGCTTTTGTAATCAGTACTGGTAATTTACTTAATGGAAGCTCTATTAGTCGAGATCTCATCGCTTCATGTGGACGAATCGGTGAGATCTCTTATGCACGTAAGGTGTTCGACGAATTGCCGCAGAGGGGTGTTTCTGTTTATAATTCCATGATTGTGGTTTATTCTCGTGGAAAAAATCCAGATGAGGTTTTGCGACTTTATGATCAGATGATAGCTGAAAAAATTCAACCAGATAGCTCAACGTTCACTATGACGATCAAAGCGTGCTTAAGTGGTTTGGTTTTAGAGAAAGGAGAGGCTGTGTGGTGTAAAGCAGTGGACTTTGGGTATAAAAATGAtgtctttgtttgttcatCTGTCTTGAATCTGTATATGAAGTGTGGGAAAATGGATGAAGCAGAGGTTTTGTTTGGAAAGATGGCGAAAAGAGATGTTATTTGCTGGACAACAATGGTGACAGGGTTTGCACAGGCTGGTAAGTCGTTGAAGGCTGTTGAGTTTTACAGAGAAATGCAGAATGAAGGGTTTGGTAGGGATAGGGTTGTGATGTTGGGTCTCTTACAAGCTTCTGGTGATCTCGGGGATACGAAAATGGGCCGTTCGGTTCACGGGTATTTGTATAGAACAGGTCTTCCTATGAATGTAGTGGTTGAAACCAGCCTGGTTGATATGTATGCAAAAGTTGGGTTTATAGAGGTTGCTTCTAGGGTGTTTAGTAGGATGATGTTTAAAACCGCAGTTTCGTGGGGGTCGTTGATCTCTGGATTTGCTCAAAATGGATTAGCTAATAAAGCATTTGAAGCTGTTGTGGAAATGCAGAGCCTTGGGTTTCAACCGGATTTAGTGACGCTTGTTGGAGTACTTGTGGCGTGTTCGCAAGTCGGGTCATTAAAGACTGGTAGATTAGTACattgttatattttgaaaagGCACGTTCTTGATCGAGTAACCGCAACTGCTTTGATGGACATGTACTCAAAATGTGGCGCTCTTTCAAGTTCAAGAGAAATCTTTGAACATGTAGGAAGGAAAGACTTGGTTTGTTGGAACACAATGATATCTTGTTATGGAATTCATGGAAACGGTCAAGAAGTTGTATCGTTGTTTCTCAAAATGACGGAATCAAACATAGAACCCGACCACGCCACGTTTGCATCACTTCTCTCTGCTCTTAGCCACTCGGGTCTCGTAGAACAAGGCCAACATTGGTTCAGCGTcatgataaacaaatataagaTCCAACCGAGTGAAAAGCATTACGTTTGTTTGATTGATCTTCTTGCACGTGCAGGGAGAGTCGAAGAAGCTCTTGATATGATAAACTCTGAGAAACTTGACAATGCTTTACCAATATGGGTTGCTCTTCTTTCAGGATGCATTAATCACAGGAATCTATCAGTCGGGGACATTGCGGCTAATAAGATTCTCCAGTTGAATCCGGATAGTATTGGGATCCAAACACTGGTTTCTAACTTCTTTGCAACTGCCAATAAGTGGAAAGAAGTGGCCAAAGTGAGGAAGTTGATGAGAAATGGGGCCATGGAGAAGGTACCAGGCTACAGCGCGATCGAAGTAAATGGGGAGCTTCGAACTTTTCTCATGGAAGATCTGAGTCACCATGAACATTATCACATGTTGCAAGTGTTGAGGAACTTGAAAACTGAGATAAGAGATGTATGTTCCGGAGTCGAATAG
- the XTH3 gene encoding xyloglucan endotransglucosylase/hydrolase 3 (xyloglucan endotransglucosylase/hydrolase 3 (XTH3); FUNCTIONS IN: hydrolase activity, acting on glycosyl bonds, xyloglucan:xyloglucosyl transferase activity; INVOLVED IN: photoperiodism, flowering, plant-type cell wall biogenesis; LOCATED IN: endomembrane system, cell wall, apoplast; EXPRESSED IN: petal, leaf whorl, sepal, flower; EXPRESSED DURING: 4 anthesis, petal differentiation and expansion stage; CONTAINS InterPro DOMAIN/s: Xyloglucan endotransglucosylase/hydrolase (InterPro:IPR016455), Beta-glucanase (InterPro:IPR008264), Xyloglucan endo-transglycosylase, C-terminal (InterPro:IPR010713), Concanavalin A-like lectin/glucanase, subgroup (InterPro:IPR013320), Concanavalin A-like lectin/glucanase (InterPro:IPR008985), Glycoside hydrolase, family 16 (InterPro:IPR000757); BEST Arabidopsis thaliana protein match is: xyloglucan endotransglucosylase/hydrolase 2 (TAIR:AT4G13090.1); Has 2162 Blast hits to 2140 proteins in 309 species: Archae - 0; Bacteria - 288; Metazoa - 0; Fungi - 427; Plants - 1372; Viruses - 0; Other Eukaryotes - 75 (source: NCBI BLink).), whose amino-acid sequence MDYMRIFSVFVVTLWIIRVDARVFGGRGIEKFVTFGQNYIVTWGQSHVSTLHSGEEVDLYMDQSSGGGFESKDAYGSGLFEMRIKVPSGNTGGIVTAFYLTSKGGGHDEIDFEFLGNNNGKPVTLQTNLFLNGEGNREERFLLWFNPTKHYHTYGLLWNPYQIVFYVDNIPIRVYKNENGVSYPSKPMQVEASLWNGDDWATDGGRTKVNWSYSPFIAHFRDFALSGCNIDGRSNNVGACESSNYWWNAGNYQRLSGNEQKLYEHVRSKYMNYDYCTDRSKYQTPPRECY is encoded by the exons atGGACTATATGAGAatctttagtgtttttgtAGTAACGTTATGGATCATAAGGGTTGATGCTAGGGTTTTCGGAGGACGAGGAATCGAAAAATTTGTAACTTTCGGTCAGAATTATATTGTTACGTGGGGACAAAGTCATGTTTCTACACTCCATTCTGGCGAAGAAGTTGATCTTTACATGGATCAATCTTCAG GTGGTGGGTTCGAATCCAAGGACGCCTACGGATCAGGTCTCTTTGAAATGAGAATCAAAGTGCCTTCAGGAAATACTGGCGGCATCGTCACCGCTTTTTAC TTGACGTCGAAAGGAGGTGGTCACGACGAGATTGACTTCGAGTTTCTAGGGAACAACAACGGAAAACCGGTAACGTTACAGACAAATCTGTTTCTAAATGGAgaaggaaacagagaagagaggtTTTTGCTTTGGTTCAATCCAACCAAACACTACCACACTTATGGGCTTCTTTGGAACCCTTACCAAATTGT GTTTTACGTGGACAACATCCCAATAAGAGTatacaaaaacgaaaacgGCGTAAGTTATCCATCAAAGCCTATGCAAGTCGAGGCTAGTCTCTGGAACGGTGACGATTGGGCGACTGATGGTGGTCGGACTAAGGTTAACTGGTCATACTCTCCTTTCATTGCACATTTCCGAGACTTCGCCTTATCCGGCTGCAACATAGATGGTCGGAGTAATAATGTCGGCGCTTGTGAATCCTCCAACTACTGGTGGAATGCAGGCAACTATCAAAGATTAAGCGGAAACGAACAGAAACTTTATGAACATGTGAGGAGCAAGTACATGAACTATGACTATTGTACTGATCGCTCTAAGTACCAAACTCCTCCTAGAGAATGTTATTGA
- the ERD2B gene encoding endoplasmic reticulum retention defective 2B (endoplasmic reticulum retention defective 2B (ERD2B); FUNCTIONS IN: ER retention sequence binding, receptor activity; INVOLVED IN: defense response signaling pathway, resistance gene-independent, protein transport; LOCATED IN: integral to membrane, Golgi apparatus; EXPRESSED IN: 23 plant structures; EXPRESSED DURING: 15 growth stages; CONTAINS InterPro DOMAIN/s: ER lumen protein retaining receptor (InterPro:IPR000133); BEST Arabidopsis thaliana protein match is: ER lumen protein retaining receptor family protein (TAIR:AT1G29330.1); Has 912 Blast hits to 910 proteins in 230 species: Archae - 0; Bacteria - 0; Metazoa - 322; Fungi - 187; Plants - 229; Viruses - 0; Other Eukaryotes - 174 (source: NCBI BLink).), with translation MNIFRLAGDMTHLASVLVLLLKIHTIKSCAGVSLKTQELYAIVFATRYLDIFTSFVSLYNTSMKLVFLGSSFSIVWYMKYHKAVHRTYDREQDTFRHWFLVLPCFLLALLIHEKFTFLEVLWTSSLYLEAVAILPQLVLLQRTRNIDNLTGQYIFLLGGYRGLYILNWIYRYFTEPHFVHWITWIAGFVQTLLYADFFYYYFLSWKNNKKLQLPA, from the exons ATGAACATTTTCAGATTAGCTGGTGATATGACTCACCTAGCCAGTGTTCTTGTCTTGCTTCTCAAGATCCACACCATCAAATCCTGCGCTG GTGTTTCATTGAAGACTCAAGAACTCTATGCCATTGTCTTTGCGACGCgttatttggatattttcaCGAGTTTTGTGTCTCTGTACAACACCTCTATGAAGTTGGTGTTTTTAGGAAGTTCTTTTTCGATTGTGTGGTACATGAAGTATCATAAGGCCGTCCACAGGACTTACGACAGAGAGCAAGATACGTTTCGTCATTGGTTCCTTGTGCTTCCTTGCTTTCTCTTAGCTCTTTTGATACATGAAAAGTTTACCTTTCTTGAG GTATTGTGGACGTCTTCATTGTACTTGGAGGCTGTTGCCATATTACCTCAGCTTGTCTTGTTGCAAAGGACTAGAAATATTGACAACTTGACCggacaatatatatttctccTTGG GGGGTACCGTGGATTATACATCCTCAACTGGATCTACCGTTACTTCACTGAGCCGCACTTTGTTCACTGGATAA CATGGATCGCCGGGTTTGTTCAAACACTGCTCTATGCCGACTTCTTCTATTATTATTTCCTAAG CtggaagaacaacaaaaagctCCAATTACCAGCTTAA